The genomic region GCTGGAGGCGATGCGCACCCCCGTGCTGGCGTTCGACCCGCCGGCGCGCGACGAGCGGGGCGCCGCGGCCGGCGCGGCCGGAGACGAGCCCGACGACGACGAGGCCGCCGTCGTGCGCGGCTGGGCGCGCGACGCGGCGCTGCTGGTCGAGGAGGCGCGCGCGGCCCGCGCCCGCAGGCGCGAGGTCGAGCTGCCCACCTCGCTGACGACCACGCAGGTGCTCCGCCTGGCCGCCGACCCGGGCGCCCTCGCGCGCGACCTGGCCCGGCCGATGCCGCGCCCGCCCGCGACCGGTGCCCGCCGCGGCACGGCGTTCCACGCGTGGGTCGAGTCGCTGTTCTCCCAGCAGCCGCTGCTCGACCCCGACGAGCTGCCCGGCGCCGGTGACGCGGGCATCGACGACGACGCGGCCCTCGAGCGGCTGCGCGAGGCGTTCCTGCGCACGCCCTACGCCGAGCGCGCGCCCTACGCCGTGGAGGCGCCGTTCGCGATCCTGCTAGGCGGGCGCATGGTGCGCGGCCGCATCGACGCCGTCTACACCACCGACGACGGGTTCGAGGTCGTCGACTGGAAGACCGGGCGCGAGCGGGCCGACCCGCTGCAGCTGGCGGTCTACCGCGAGGCGTGGGCGCAGCTGCAGGGCCTCGAGCCCGAGCGGGTCGGCGCGGCGTTCCTCTACGTCGCGAGCGGCGTCGTCGAGCGGCCCGACCCGCTGCCCGGCCGGGCCGAGCTCGAGGCGCTGCTCAGCTCGAGCACCAGCGCGGCGTGGTCGGAGACGGGCAGCGGCACCGCGCGCGGCTCCGACGCCGACCAGCCCGACAGCCCGTCGCCCAGCACCGCGTCGAACGCGAGGCGCGGCCGGGCCGACGGGTAGGTCGGCACCCGGCCGACCTGCTGCCACCCGGAGACCCGCCCGGGCAGCCCGCCCGGCAGGTTGAGGTCGCCGAGCAGCACGCGCGGGGCCGGCAGCTCGGCCCGTGCCCAGCGCACCACCTGCCGCAGCTGGCGCACGTTGAAGCCCGGGACGAACGACAGGTGCGCGGTCACGACCGAGACCGGGCCGTCCGCGGTCTCCACGACCGCGGCCAGGGCGGCGCGCGGCTCGTCCGGCACGACGACCACGCGCGGGCGGGGGTCGCCGGGCACCACGAGGGGCGCGCCGAACGGCGCCGCGGCCAGCCGCAGCTCGGCCCAGCGCAGCACCGGCAGCCGCGAGAGCAGCGCGATGCCGTAGGCCGGCGAGCCCTGCACGACCTCGCCGAGGACGGTCGGTCGCCACGTGCGGTGGCGCCCCGGCGTACCCACCAGCGTCGGCAGCCAGCGCCAGTCCACCGCGCCCAGCGCGTCGGCGGCGACCGCCGCCTCGCGCAGCCCGTGGGAGCGCGGCTGCTCGGAGTCGACCTCCTGCAGGCCGAGGACGTCGGCGTCGAGGGCGGTCACCGCCGACCGCAGCGCCGCCTCGGACACCGTGCCGTCCGTGGTCGACACCCCGTGCAGCAGGTTCCAGGTCGCGAGCCGCAGCGCGGTCACCGCGGCAGCACCGTCACGTCGCCGGAGTCGGTGTGCGCCGTCACCCGGTGCGCGGAGGCGGAGTCCTGGCGGACGCGTACGGTGCGGGAGCCCGAGTCGGTCTCGATGCCGACGCGGTAGCCCACCGTCCCGGGCACCGCCACCCGCACCGTGCCGGAGTCGGTGGTCACGGTGACCGCGTCGGGCACCGCCGGCAGGTCGAGCCGCACGTCGCCGGAGTCGGCGTGCGCCTGCACCGTGGCCGCCGACCCGCCGCTGGCGCGGACCGCTCCGGAGTCGGTGCCGAGGTCGAGGTCGCCGACGACGTCGGTGACCGTGAGCGAGCCGCTGTCCGTGCGCGCCTTGAGCCGGCCCCGGGTGCCCTGGACGCTGAGCCTGTCGTCGGCCCGCAGGTCGAGGCTGGTGGCGCGCGGCACGCGCAGGGTGAGGGTCACGGCGGGGGTCCATCCGATCGACGCGGGGCACGACATGCGCACCACGAGTGTCGTCCCCTCCAGCGTGACGTTGTGGCGGGGGCGCGCCAGCGACCAGGAGTCCTTCCACGACAGGGCCGCGTCGGTGCGGTCCTCGCCGACCACGTGCACCGAGCCGCCGCACCAGCTGGAGGGCGCGACGCGCACGGCGGTGACGGTGCCGGCGACCGACGAGGTCGACGACGCGGAGTGCCGCGCCATGACGATGACCAGGTTGAGCGCCGTCCAGCCGATGCCCAGGACGGCGAAGACCGCTCCGACCACGAGCAGGGGCGTACGGGCGGGGTGCCGGCTCATGCCTGCGCTCCTTCGGCAGGGGCGGGGAGCTCGGCCCGCACGACGGTCGGACCGCCCGGGGGGCTGGTGACGGAGAACGTGCCGTCGACGCCGGCGAGCCGGCCGGCCAGGCCGCGCAGGCCGCTCCCGCGGGCGGTGTCGGCGCCGCCCCGGCCGTCGTCGCGCACCTCGAGCAGCAGGGTGTCGCCCACGCGGCGGGCCAGGACGCTGGCCTCGCGGGCGTCGGCGTGCTTCGCCACGTTGGTGAGCGCCTCGACCACCGTGTAGTAGGCGACCGCCTCGACGTCGGGGGCCGGACGCGGGTCGACCGAGATGTCGAGGTGCACGGGCAGGGGCAGCCGGGCGGCCACCGGCGCGAGCGCTGCGGCGAGCCCGCGGTCGGTGAGGATCGAGGGGTGGATGCCGCGGGCGAGGTCGCGGATCTCGGTCATGGCGAGCTTCGCCTCGCGGTGCGCCTCGGCCAGCAGCTCGCGGGCGCCCTCCGGGTCGGTCTCGAGCCGGTTCTGCGCGCGGCCCAGGCTCATGGCGAGCGAGACGAGCCGCTGCTGGGCGCCGTCGTGCAGGTCGCGCTCGATCCGCTGGCGCTCGGCGTCTGCGGCGGCCACGACGCCGGCCCGGGTCTCGGTCAGCGTGTCGACGCGGGCAGCGAGCTCGGCCCGCTCGTCGCGCCCGAGCAGGGTGCGCGCCAGCCAGACGTCGCCCGCTGCTGCGGCGCGCACGCCCCACGGCGCCAGGAACAGCACCATGACGCCGAGGAAGGTCCAGGCCGGCAGCGTCCACCCGTCGCGCAGCACCGCCAGCTGCGAGCGGTCCATCCGCGCGCTCCAGCCGAGCACCGTCGCGAGCGCGAGACCGCAGCCCGGCACGCCGAACGCGAGCACGCTGGTCACGACCGCGAAGGGCAGCGCGAGCAGGTGGTAGGACAGCTGGCGCCACTGCGTGCCGCTCCTGATCTCGGCCCGGGCCCGCTCGACCAGCCCGCCGCCGCGCCGGGGCGGGCTGGGGGCGGGGATGCGCACGCCGAGCACCGCCTCGATGCGCCCGCGCTGCATCCGCGCGAACGCCCGGCTGGCCGCGAAGGTCAGCAGCAGCAGGGGAACCCCGAGCAGGAAGAGCACCATCAGGCTGAGCGACAGCGCCAGGAGCACAACCACGACGGTGAAGGGCACGACGGCCACCAGCAGGTCGAGCGCGACGTGCGCCACGCTCGGCAGCAGCGCCGGCAGCGAGGCGCCCTCGGCGGCCTCGGCCCGCGCGGGGGCGGGCGGGCTCTCGGCGGGTGGGGCGGGGGCGTCGCCGCCGACGGGTGCAGTGGTCTCGGACACGTCCTCGAGGCTAGGGAAGCGGTGGACCGGCCGCCATGAGGCGTGCTGGCCGGTCGGGGGTGGGGATGGCCCTACCCCTCGTGCCGGTACGCCGTCCCACGGTTAGTGTCGCCGGGTGACCACCGTTGCCGACGTCGTCGCCGCGCAGGCCGACCAGTGGCTCGACCAGCTCGTCGAGTGGCTGCGGATCCCGAGCCAGTCCGGCGACCCCGCGCTCGCCGGTGAGGTGCGGCGCAGCGCCGAGTGGCTCGCCGCCGCGCTGCGCTCGGCCGGGTTCCCCACCGTGGAGCTGTGGGAGACGCCGGGGCTGCCCTCCGTCTACGCGGAGTGGCCGGCCGACGACCCGGACGCTCCCGTCGCGCTCGTCTACGCGCACCACGACGTGCAGCCGGTCGAGCCGCTCGAGCAGTGGGTGCGCCCGCCCTACGAGCCGCGCGTCGAGGGCGACCGGCTCTACGCCCGCGGCGTCGCGGACGACAAGGGCCACGTCGCCATGCACCTGCTCGGCCTGCGCGCGCACCTGGAGGCCGGCGGCCGCAGCGCTCCCGCCGTCACGCTCAAGCTGCTCGTCGAGGGCGAGGAGGAGTCGGGCTCGCCGCACTTCCCGGCCCTGCTGGCCGCGCAGCGCGAGCGCCTGGCCTGCGACGTGGTGGTCGTCTCCGACACCGGCATGTGGGCCGAGGACGTGCCCTCGACCGTGATCGGGCTGCGCGGGATGCTCTACCTGCACCTCGACCTGGTCGCGCGCGACGTCGACCTGCACTCCGGCTCGTTCGGCGGCGCGGTGCTGAACCCCGCCACGGCTGTGGCCCGCATCCTCGGCCGGCTCCACGACGACGACGGCCGCGTCGCCGTGCCGGGCTTCTACGACGGCGTCGTCGACCCCAGCGACGAGGAGCGCGCGCTCATCGCGTCGCTGCCCTTCGACGAGCAGGAGTGGCTGGCGAACGCCCACTCCCGCGTCGCCTCCGGCGAGGCCGGCTGGACGACGCTCGAACGGGTGTGGTGCCGGCCGACCGCCGAGGTCAACGGATTCTGGGGCGGCCACGTCGGCGCCGGCAGCAAGACGATCGTGCCGCGCGAGGCCCACGCCCACGTGTCGTTCCGCATCGTCGCCGGCCAGGAGCCCGCGAAGGTTCGCGAGGCCGTCGAGGCCTGGCTGGCCGACTGCGCCCCGTCGGGCGCGCAGCTCTCGCTCGAGTGGGAGGGCGACGGCGTACGCGCCTGCTCCACCTCCCTCGACGCGCCGGCCCTGCAGGCGCTGCACCGCGCGATGGAGACCGCGTTCGGGGTGCCGGTGCGCGTGACGCGCGAGGGCGGCTCGGGGCCCGAGGCCGACATCCAGGAGGCGCTCGGCGTGCCGCTCGTCTACCTCGGCGCGACGCTGCCCGACGCCGGCTGCCACGCCCCCAACGAGAACGCCCACATCCCCACGCTGCTCAAGGGCGCGCAGTCCGCGGCGCACCTCTGGGACGAGCTGGCGGCGCTCGGCGCCGAGACCGTCCGCAGGGAGCACGCGTGAGCCTCGGCGAGCTGGCGCTCTCGCGCTCCGGGATCGACCGCGCGGCCGAGCTGCGCACCCGGCCTGAGGAGCTCGAGCTGCGGTGGAAGGACCCGGGCAGCCGGGTGCTGCGCGTCTACCCGGGCGGCCGGTTCGTCGTGCACGACGACGCGCTGGTCCTGGAGTCCGCCCTCGACGCGCCGCCGGAGCGCCGGGTGTTCCTCGGCCTCGACCCGGAGGACACCGCGTACTTCGCCCTGCTGCCCGTCGGCGAGCACGCGCCCGAGGGTGCGGTGACGCTGCGCGAGGTCGGCACCCTGCTGGCCGCCCGCGACGTCGGGCTGGCGGTGAACGCCGTCGCGCTCGCCAACTGGCACGCCACCCACACCCACTGCCCGCGCTGCGGCGCGGCGACCGAGGTGACCGACGGCGGCCACGTGCGCCACTGCCCGGTCGACGGCACACAGCACTACCCCCGCACGGACTCCGCGGTCATCATGGCGATCGTCGACGCCGACGACCGGCTGCTGCTGGGCCGGCAGGCGTCCTGGCCGGAGGGCCGGTTCAGCACGCTGGCCGGGTTCGTCGAGCCGGGCGAGAGCCTCGAGCAGGCCGTGCGCCGCGAGGTCGCCGAGGAGGTCGGCGTCACCGTCGGTGAGGTCACCTACCTCGGCAGCCAGGCCTGGCCGTTCCCCGCCAGCCTGATGCTCGGCTTCACCGGCCGGGCGCTGACCACCGAGCTGCGCGCCGACGAGGTCGAGATCGCGCAGGCCCGGTGGGTCAGCCGCGAGGAGTTCGGCCGCGAGACCGCCGCGGGCACCCTGCGCCTGCCGCCCGCGGTCTCCATCGCCCGGCGGCTGATCGAGCACTGGTACGGCGCCGAGCTGCCCGCCGAGGGCACCTGGCGCTGAGGCGCTCCTCCCGGGGCGTCAGCCCCGCGCCTGCCGGACTATCAGGCCGGTGGCCCGTGCTGCCGAAGCACCGGGCATGAGCACCCGCACCCGCCTCGTCGCCGCGCTGGTGCCGGCGCTGGTGGCCGTCCCGGTGGCGGCACCGGCAGCCCTGGCAGCCGGCTCCGGGCACACCGCCCACCGGACGCCGCACCGCACCGCCGTCCCGCGCTGCCTGGGGCACGCGGCCACCCTGGTGGTGACCCGCACCTCGCCCGCGACGGTCCGGGGCACCGCCCGCCGCGACGTCATCGTGGTCACCGGCGGGCGGCACACCGTCTGGGCGCTCGCCGGCGACGACCTGGTGTGCGGCGGGCCGCAGGCCGACGTCGTGCACGGCGGTCCGGGCGACGACGTCCTCGTCGGCGGCGGCGGCCGCGACACCCTGCTCGGCGAGGGCGGGCGCGACACCGTCGAGGGCGTGCGCGAGCCCGCCGCCCGGCGCGCACCGGCTGCGACGCCGCGGCCGGCCCCGTCGGCGGGCTCCGGCCGCGCGCCGGCGACCGGCACGTCCGGGACCGGCACCAGCAGCAGCCGGGTCGTGGGACCGGGCCCGGACGACAGCGGCGAGCCGCCCGAGCTGCCTGACCCGACGATCGA from Motilibacter peucedani harbors:
- a CDS encoding endonuclease/exonuclease/phosphatase family protein; translation: MRLATWNLLHGVSTTDGTVSEAALRSAVTALDADVLGLQEVDSEQPRSHGLREAAVAADALGAVDWRWLPTLVGTPGRHRTWRPTVLGEVVQGSPAYGIALLSRLPVLRWAELRLAAAPFGAPLVVPGDPRPRVVVVPDEPRAALAAVVETADGPVSVVTAHLSFVPGFNVRQLRQVVRWARAELPAPRVLLGDLNLPGGLPGRVSGWQQVGRVPTYPSARPRLAFDAVLGDGLSGWSASEPRAVPLPVSDHAALVLELSSASSSARPGSGSGRSTTPLAT
- a CDS encoding DUF4097 family beta strand repeat-containing protein, which gives rise to MSRHPARTPLLVVGAVFAVLGIGWTALNLVIVMARHSASSTSSVAGTVTAVRVAPSSWCGGSVHVVGEDRTDAALSWKDSWSLARPRHNVTLEGTTLVVRMSCPASIGWTPAVTLTLRVPRATSLDLRADDRLSVQGTRGRLKARTDSGSLTVTDVVGDLDLGTDSGAVRASGGSAATVQAHADSGDVRLDLPAVPDAVTVTTDSGTVRVAVPGTVGYRVGIETDSGSRTVRVRQDSASAHRVTAHTDSGDVTVLPR
- a CDS encoding sensor histidine kinase, whose amino-acid sequence is MSETTAPVGGDAPAPPAESPPAPARAEAAEGASLPALLPSVAHVALDLLVAVVPFTVVVVLLALSLSLMVLFLLGVPLLLLTFAASRAFARMQRGRIEAVLGVRIPAPSPPRRGGGLVERARAEIRSGTQWRQLSYHLLALPFAVVTSVLAFGVPGCGLALATVLGWSARMDRSQLAVLRDGWTLPAWTFLGVMVLFLAPWGVRAAAAGDVWLARTLLGRDERAELAARVDTLTETRAGVVAAADAERQRIERDLHDGAQQRLVSLAMSLGRAQNRLETDPEGARELLAEAHREAKLAMTEIRDLARGIHPSILTDRGLAAALAPVAARLPLPVHLDISVDPRPAPDVEAVAYYTVVEALTNVAKHADAREASVLARRVGDTLLLEVRDDGRGGADTARGSGLRGLAGRLAGVDGTFSVTSPPGGPTVVRAELPAPAEGAQA
- a CDS encoding M20/M25/M40 family metallo-hydrolase, giving the protein MTTVADVVAAQADQWLDQLVEWLRIPSQSGDPALAGEVRRSAEWLAAALRSAGFPTVELWETPGLPSVYAEWPADDPDAPVALVYAHHDVQPVEPLEQWVRPPYEPRVEGDRLYARGVADDKGHVAMHLLGLRAHLEAGGRSAPAVTLKLLVEGEEESGSPHFPALLAAQRERLACDVVVVSDTGMWAEDVPSTVIGLRGMLYLHLDLVARDVDLHSGSFGGAVLNPATAVARILGRLHDDDGRVAVPGFYDGVVDPSDEERALIASLPFDEQEWLANAHSRVASGEAGWTTLERVWCRPTAEVNGFWGGHVGAGSKTIVPREAHAHVSFRIVAGQEPAKVREAVEAWLADCAPSGAQLSLEWEGDGVRACSTSLDAPALQALHRAMETAFGVPVRVTREGGSGPEADIQEALGVPLVYLGATLPDAGCHAPNENAHIPTLLKGAQSAAHLWDELAALGAETVRREHA
- the nudC gene encoding NAD(+) diphosphatase; the protein is MSLGELALSRSGIDRAAELRTRPEELELRWKDPGSRVLRVYPGGRFVVHDDALVLESALDAPPERRVFLGLDPEDTAYFALLPVGEHAPEGAVTLREVGTLLAARDVGLAVNAVALANWHATHTHCPRCGAATEVTDGGHVRHCPVDGTQHYPRTDSAVIMAIVDADDRLLLGRQASWPEGRFSTLAGFVEPGESLEQAVRREVAEEVGVTVGEVTYLGSQAWPFPASLMLGFTGRALTTELRADEVEIAQARWVSREEFGRETAAGTLRLPPAVSIARRLIEHWYGAELPAEGTWR